ttttacttcatttcatgcattattaacttcacttattttgtcctttgctttgtttcagctgctaaggagattaacgaggacaatgttcctttggttgaggaaacagctaggatgaagaaagctcggctcgcaggcctagacacccggggaaaggccacggagcctatctttttgaagaagcacaaagagcctataggggaggcctcaactgaaggagctggaggccatggtactcctatcactgctgctgcccctactgctgctgccacaggcacctttcagcctctctggggattccgccgaggggacaccgtagttggttccacgaaacatgcttgggattggtcttaccatagcgtgacccccaaggattttactgatgtggtggccacccctgatcttgagaggatcaagctcatgggagctcagtctctggcttcggtatgccttctcttttttgaacttatttttcgttcttgtagcattttcttgccttatactttgttaattgctttgtttcagtctaacgcctattttcaaggcgctgtgaggcaagccgaatcatggaagcgggcttctgataaggccgataatgccctcaggaggcaacagaagaagtacgctaccctggagaagaagctcaagcgcaaggaggaagaactcggagagtctaacgccgagctggtggtacttcgggcggagaaggataaagctatagacaactatctggactcggaggagtttgcccaatccatgaggattagggatgattcagtctttcctgggttttttaggactggttgggacacggcccttgggaccgtgaacgaggcttgtcctgatattaacccggcggactatatctgccctgatgacgaggctttgctacagaggtttcgtactcgagtagttgtctcggaccatgttcctcaggatccactccttcctcctcccgagtcttcttccagacctgctgaggacgacagctcttcctcctcctccgagacgacagagacatccagcgagagtggagaggacgatgatatggatgccgagggtacttcagctccttagagctttttcagccctgcgtggcttgtttttttttattttcgagactttatttatcaaacttttgtaacatctatcagatctatttcatttatcaccttttatgcttgcatccatgcatttgatttttatttgttaggccacaaacatactttgaagaactcatgaatttcataaaattgtctgggattcgtcccttacacaagtcttaataaacttcgtaataaaactaaaacatataaatcctaagcaagcaaagcttcaaggtgcttttcaacctactcgccatcctgacgagtgagaatcgtatccggcttccctacacatagtaaaccttcaggttttgtgcatgccaagttctcgggacttcaaaaccatccatagtctctagcttgtaggttcctctaccttgaacactcttgactctgtacggcccttcccaattcggggcaagcttccctttttgtcctacaccagatgcttctatcttcctcaagattagatcgccttgtttaagaaacctttctttaacccttaggttgtagtagaatgaagcttttttctgatattctactatctttgcatgtgctttatctcgcacttcatcaattaaatccagggctaatctctgcccttcctcattttctttctcatcgaaagcctgaatccttggagaggaatgtgatatctccacgggaactactgcttccgccccatatgccaacatgaaaggagttgcatctgtcgtgactctacaagtagtcctgtaggcccataatattggaagtatctcatctacccaattatttcttgacttctcgatcctcttctttagtccatccaggattatccgatttgctacctttgcttgtccattggcttgcgggtgagccacagaggtgaatcgtaactcaatttcattttcttcacaatacttcttgaattcctcattattgaattgtgttccattgtcagtgacaaggatacggggaattccatatcggcacataatgttttcccacaggaattgtgcaacctgcttagtagtgattttggccaagggtttggcttcgatccacttggtgaaataatcaatggctacaatcagaaatttcctttgtgtcgtggccataggaaaaggccctagaatatccatcccccacatggcaaagggaataggcgagttgatagaggtcagcatctcagggggttgtctaacaattggtgcatgcttctgacagcggtcacacttctttacatattctttggcatcagccatcatttctggccaatagaagcctaaacgagttatcttatgagccaaggccctgccccccaagtgttgtccacaaataccttcatgcacttcttcaagagccaagcgtgcctcatcgggcctgagacacctcaagtagggaaccacgaaagatcttttgtaaagaatcccatctatcaaagagtatcttagtgcccgaacagttaacttccgtgcttcagttgcatcacttggcaaccaaccagtctgaatgtgagccttgatgggatcaatccatgacgtccccaacctatgggagccactagcttaacatctatgctccgtgtcttcaaaacacggaagtacacacttcctgaactttcttcaatctcagacgaagcgaactttgatagcgcatctgccttaacattttcttcccttggaatgtgttcaacatggcattcattaaattggatCATCatagcccttactaggcggacatacttagccatcgtatcatcccttgcctcaaattctccctttacctgggatatgatcagcttcgagtctccacggacctttaaatttttgactctaagtgtcccagctagaccaaggccagctatcagggcttcatactctgcctcattgtttgtggttggaaaatctaacttcatagcatactcaattaagaacccatcagggctttgcaaaaccaaccctgctccactggaatttgtttttgatgctccatcaaaatagagaacccaatattctttctccttgtcattcttctccctgtccccattgtcgactctcttgtcttgaggtatggtatcttcctgccccccgacttcttggttgggtatggtacattccaccacgaagtcagctagtgcctgggcttttatggccgtacgtggcttatacttgagatcgaactctcctaactctattgcccacttaatcagtctcccacttgccttgggactgtgaatgatatttctcagtggctgatttgttagcacttcaatttggtgagcttgaaaataaggacgcagctttcttgaagccattaccaaggctaaagcgaatttctcaatggctgaataattcaactcagcaccatgcaaaattttgctgacatagtatacgggtttctggactttcagttcctccttaaccaacaccgcgctcaaggcgctctctgaaacagccaagtacaagaataaaacttcattcagaactggcttggccaacaacggggcctggcccatatacttctttaactcttcaaatgccttctgattttcctcactccatacgaagtctttgatgttctttagtgacttgaaaaatgacaagcacttgtctcctgacttggagatgaatcgacctaatgcagcaacccttcctgtaagcttctgaacatccttaacagtttttggtggttccatgtccaggattgcctttatcttatccgggttagcctcaattcccctctttgagaccatcaatcccaagaattttccagatcctactccgaaagcacacttcgtaggattcaacatcatcttgtggtacctcaggacctcaaaagcttcccttaaatgggctatatgatcagtctttactagactcttgactaacatgtcatcaacatagacttccatagtcttaccaataagatccttaaaaattctattcaccaacctttgataggtggctcctgcattcttgagaccaaacgccataacaagataacaataaacaccaaagtcagtgataaatgatacctttggaatgtcatccttatgcattttgatctggttgtatccgctaaacccatccatgaaactcagcatctcatgtccagcggtggcatcaatcaaggtatcaattctaggcagcggaaaacagtctttggggcatgcatcattcagatcggtgaagtctatacacatcctctactttccattagccttcttcaccattacagggtttgctaaccactccggaaattgaatctcctcaatgaaaccagcctctaagagcttttccacttcctgctttatagcctcttgtctttccggggcaaaatttcttttcttttgtttcactgtcttccggcttggatccacgtttagcttgtgagtaattaactccgggtctatgcctggcatatcagctgctgaccatgcaaacacatcactattttcttgcaaaaatttcgctaatttccctctaaggggctcctctaatgtggctccaatgaaagtcatcctctcaggattcttgggatctaaaggaaccgaaaccaattcttctgctggccttcctctattctcatcattttctcgaacatccatatcttcaataggaagaacctgccccccgactccatctgccctcaaagaggccacataacagcttctagccattttttgatctcctctctcttctccaatcccgttttgggtgggaaacttcatgactgaatgataggaagaggggactgccttgaaggcatgtatccctgttctccccatgatagcattataagttgaactagcctttaccaccacgaaatccagcatctgcgttgcttgccttggctccgtacctatggtggttggcaatttaattatcccttccacaggacattctactccagcaaatccgtatatcggcatgtcggttggtgtcaactgggagtcgttataccccatccttagaaaggtgtcgtggagcaagatatccacagaagcaccattatccacaaggaccctcttaaccgggctatttcctattatcggcgttatgaccagcgggtcgtcatggggaaacttcacaccctctaggtcggaatcatcaaaagccaatgttacttctgtcctggccctcttcggggcttctccaacaatatgcataacctctctagtatatgcctttctggaatttttggacaatccagcagcagttggacctccaaagatcctgtttatcacaggccctcgaggtctcggccctccataaatggcatttataactggtcctctaggttgggaattccgcccctgatcatcttggtccctcctacgatctttaaagttcttccttccattattatttctgtctcctccatctccagtatacttgttcaatcttccttttcgaatcagaaactcaatttcatctttcaactgcctacactcatcggtgtcatggccaacatctttgtgaaatctgcaatacttgcccttatctagcttggcgggatcagccttcaagggcttaggccagcgaatatctctgtctttctcaatctccatcaaaatctgacttctgggagcattcagcttagcgtattcagtgaacttttgcccaggtcctcccttcttgggggttgaatcagggttttgttcggttctaggatatttgtccttagcgatatactccaaatcagtttttcgtttcttgcctccagtgggctcattacttactacggtcttcctcatactttcttcaaccttgatatacttccctgccctctcttggagctacaacatgctctcagggggtcgtttggccaaagacatcttgaaaaactcatccctagttccttgttgcagtgctatcatggctaccttatcatcaaggtctgggacttttaaagcctcctttgtaaaacgattcaggtaatctcttaaggattccttagctccctgcacaagactcataagagatgctgaacttttctcatggactcttccactgatgaattgcttaataaaagcctgacttaattctctgaacgatccaatagaatttgggggcaggcgactgtaccatctttgagccatacccgacagggtttgagggaaggcccgacactttatagcatcattcacgggttgcagcagcagtgcattagagaatgtcctaacatgattagcgggatctcccgtgccatcataggctttgatagtgggcatcttaaatttcctcgagatatgggcattcattatctcttctgtgaagggtggagttggatcatcaggatctccaaggggaaggagattgcttggatcagttcttgggacaacagcccttcttcttatcggaccatccaggtctatgacaggaggaggattcctccccctaggaggtatctggggtctggtggcctggtgagcctccaaatcacgcctcagcctttggatttcagcctcatgagccctgatcctttcctgcacttcttggggattcgcccctggggtgctttgggggcgttgccttccatcggccattggctcttttccaggacgcctccttctcggggccacttcatcatccgaagattcggagtctctctcagtgtaaggaccagaaaattcccgatcctcaggaataggacccaaacctcgtatataggggggcgaccgccctcgtgcttcactttgcccagcatatccgcttcctccaacctcagggtgaaggggcatcccataaggggggttagtagtaacaacagttgaatattcatacccgacgggtcgagaattcacaggtatatgtacttgttgaacttgaggattcgtaccttgaatagtcgggggagttgtcccttgtggctgaggttgagttgcccctgtctgggcttccccctgagtagatgcataagttgaatggggaggaacctccacggttgatgaaatcacctgggttgtctctgatggtgttccttcctctagagctccaattgttctccgtgttctcgccatggttgttgtttttcccacagacggcgccaaatgttatggattaaaaactaatatatataattgctgtatttaatactaaggaacgtgagctttgaggctcgatttgactgctcttgtgtttcgtgactcaatctgccttaacaagatgcctacgtaccttgctgattgccaaggattaagtcaaaaaacgtagttctgatttgtggggtgaggccccttatatagatgttgggagtccttgaattggacttggtgtaggagacttggtggacaagcctctgaattaggatagacttaggagtcctaggaagtaggaagctgattccttatccttttaggtccccttgaggctaatctataaggatttatatccttatcgggactcttctcagtagctgatttttcccttattaattaattacgaaattaattaataatcagggcttttgggccttttttattccaccgGGTCTGATCTGGttcatcaggcttaacctttctggtctgaatattatacatcttattattgggcctagcagcccattaattataaaatcaggacttatttatccctatcaataatGTTTTTTTagaaggtttgatggtgaaactgaAAGATACTTCCTGCAAAAACTTTTCCAAAAGACATTTTTTGATAACAGTTTTTAGACCAAAAACAATACCAAATTGTTGTACCTGTgtgcaacagcaataccaaatGAGGCTTATATCCtgtttattaaaaatattatttcatttttattattaACCTCCACTCTAGTACCCTTCATTCCCATTTTAAAACTCATTTTCATCATCAATTCAATTGCTCCCTTTACTATACGAGTTATCTCATCGTACTTTGAATAAATTCATAAGTTACTACTCGATTTCTTTGACTATAATATGTGGGCATTTCGTGAACGACATCTTAGCACAATGAATGAACTGTCGAATTACTTGATATATTTTTAAGATTCACTGACAAAATATGTGAGCAGGTGATAGATCGGTGTATCTATAGATCCAAAGTACAAAATCTATGGATGATCCAATACATACAACATTTAAAACGGACGCACTGCAAGCGGGTTACAGCTAACCCCCCCACCCCAGCACACGAGGATTACAGGTTGTTGTATGAGTTAGAAATAATAATGCGAAGATCTAGGGGGGTTTAGTGGTTTACATATCTCATCTTAACGATGCAACTTAAATTTAATTATTGGTATATGTAGATTTACTTGGGCAGAATACTCCAAATGGCTAAATTGAACAAATCGAACTATAGATATTTGTGCAGCTTCATATTCAGAATGCATGTGCTTATCGGTAGGTCGGCATAGAATTCTGGTCTGGAACTGTAACCCGGACCAGACCGGGTCTACCGGACCAAGACTTGGACCGAATCGGATATATTCGGTGGTCCTTATAATTGAAAAAAATTGGTTTTTGatccggtccggtccggtccaaAATCTAAAAAAATCCGATTCAGACCTGAATGGACCTGAAttcatatatataattttttaccTTTAGTTTAtgtcttataaaatcatatatagACCGGGTCTACTGGACCGGACCAGACATACCTGGTTCGGTCCCCGGTCCTTATAATTGAAAAAATCCGGTTTGCGGTCCGGTCCGGTCCAGGATCTGAAAAAATCTGGTCCAGATCTGAATGGACCTGAATTCATATATATAATTGTTTTACCTTTAGTTTATGTCTTATAAGatcatatataaatattaaatattcaCTTATATCATATTTTATTAATCCAGGTTAATAGAtaataaattcatataataaaataaatcgATACTACACTTTAAATTACTAAATTTCGTATTTCAtgtaataaaatattgatatttaTACTCTTAAGattttatatttacttttaaaataataaaatatgtacttacttttaaatttttattgATGTACCAAGTAACAAAATTTTAAATGTATAAAAATTTgggaaaaaataaaaaaattatatatataatttttttatataaatattaattaaacaGGTCCAAACCGGTCCGGTCCCGGTCCAATCCGGGTTTTTCCGGTCCGGTCTCAAATCCGGATAGAGCCGGTCCGGTCATCGGTCCTTAATTCTGAAAAATTCCGATTTTTGATCTGATTCAGGTCAGTCCGGTCCGGTTTCTGACCTTTGTGCAACCCTACTTATTGGATAATCAACTTCACTTGAGATAGATATATAAGTGACAGTTTTTCTATTGGCACATGATaagtatatattttttaaaaatataattttgacTTATTTTTAATTCACCTATATTTCTTAACAGTAATAAACTctcaaaatttataaattttaggGTTTACCATATATTTATACTAAAAAATATTGAGATGATCGAAAGTCAAACTTATATCATATTAAGCTGTACGACTCAGAGAAACGCATTTACAAGATCTAATATTAATATTGTATCATTATATTCTTAATTTTCCTTCACATTTAATAAACACTCTACCCGAATAACAATTTTAACAATCATCTACACAAACTTGTCCATAAATTTGGATTCCAATATTGGTGGTTGAATATTTGTGAAACCCGTGCTTGAATAAGGTAAGGGGGTAGCAG
This sequence is a window from Apium graveolens cultivar Ventura chromosome 9, ASM990537v1, whole genome shotgun sequence. Protein-coding genes within it:
- the LOC141683210 gene encoding uncharacterized protein LOC141683210 — encoded protein: MGAQSLASSNAYFQGAVRQAESWKRASDKADNALRRQQKKYATLEKKLKRKEEELGESNAELVVLRAEKDKAIDNYLDSEEFAQSMRIRDDSVFPGFFRTGWDTALGTVNEACPDINPADYICPDDEALLQRFRTRVVVSDHVPQDPLLPPPESSSRPAEDDSSSSSSETTETSSESGEDDDMDAEGTSAP